The following coding sequences are from one Myxococcales bacterium window:
- a CDS encoding DUF47 domain-containing protein, producing MFSRLMPKNIDFFDLFDRHADTVLEAATTMKAILENLQGQETGQSLDRVSELEHECDAIAHMAVDLLRRSFITPFEREEIRELLSTMDDIVDYIEATAHRLVLYEIKEVPPQTCELCDVLVKTQEEVVQLVHLLRQTKAKKNLDFQQHCKEINRLENEGDRLHRSGIAALFRDGLDALTVIKLKEVYEMLESAIDSCEDVAQVIEGIIIEHVG from the coding sequence ATGTTCTCCCGGTTAATGCCCAAAAATATCGACTTCTTCGATCTGTTCGATCGTCACGCCGATACCGTTCTCGAAGCCGCGACTACCATGAAAGCCATCCTCGAGAATCTGCAAGGCCAAGAAACCGGCCAGTCGCTCGATCGCGTTTCCGAGTTGGAACACGAATGCGACGCCATCGCCCACATGGCCGTCGATCTGCTGCGGCGCAGCTTCATCACGCCCTTCGAACGCGAGGAAATCCGCGAACTGCTCTCGACCATGGACGATATCGTCGATTACATCGAGGCCACCGCGCACCGCCTGGTGCTGTACGAAATCAAGGAAGTTCCCCCGCAAACCTGCGAATTGTGCGACGTGCTGGTCAAAACCCAGGAAGAGGTCGTGCAACTGGTGCACCTGCTGCGGCAGACCAAAGCGAAGAAAAACCTCGATTTCCAACAGCATTGCAAGGAAATCAACCGGCTGGAAAACGAGGGCGATCGCCTGCATCGCTCCGGTATCGCCGCGCTCTTCCGCGACGGCCTCGACGCGCTGACCGTGATCAAGCTCAAGGAAGTGTACGAGATGCTGGAGTCGGCGATCGACAGTTGCGAGGACGTGGCTCAGGTCATCGAAGGGATCATCATCGAACACGTCGGCTGA